The nucleotide sequence TATTATAGTTAAACTTTGACTTACAATTTAGAaagttttctgttttttacACACAAATATATAGTATGTCTAGACTTGGGATTAATACGTACtcgtaatttattttaatatttattcgtTTGTAATttggtatttaaaaaatatgtaagaGTTTTAACTGTACAATCAACTATCACAGTCAACCATCTCAAAACGATAAGCGATAAACGAAAGTTGGTAAACGTAAAACCGAATTTAAGCATTAATTCAAATGAACCACAAGTAAACTACTTTACGTTCTAAACATTTTTACACTTAggcaaatatttatatacaaatcGTAAATTGAAGTGAGAATGTGGCAAACTTTTATAACTATACATTCACTGTTGTGCTGAACGTTATTTGGAGGATGATATTGTTATTTTGCTATTTACAAATGCTTCACACACACAAAATGCTAACAACAATTGGAGAATACTAGAACTATTCGAAGTCTTAGCCTGGAAAAGTTCTGTTTTGAATTTAAGGAAAGAGTTAGTCCTTGGTACACTAAAAACACTTAGAGTTTGGTTTAGCTTCGAATGCCAACTATATCGTATATTAGTGGAATGTTAGTTCCCTAACCCTAGAGCAACAACGAATCATTcactcactcactcacacacactcGTAAAATATTTAGCTGGGGGTTGTTTTGTTTCTCCGTTTTTCTCTTTTTCGGGTTAGGATTTACGGGTGTCTTTTTCGCTAAGTACCTATGAATAAAATCCGCTGCAATTACTTTTGCTGCCTGCTTTTCGTTTCgatttttgtgtttgtttgttgGTTTGTTTGTTTGGATCTTTTCTGGTGGTTCTGGTTACAAGTGTTGCCATTGCATCTACAGTAAAAACGTGGCCTGCTCGCCGCTCTTCATGTCCAGATAATCGTATAGGGCCCGCTCGTTGGCCCCGTAGTTGCCGGCGTGTCCTGGAAGTCCGGTGTGGGCGGGATGCCCGTGATGGTGGTACGGCGGTATATTTTCACCTGCGGGCGTGGCAGCCGGCGGCGAAGGACCTGCGCCCATCGTCAGCCCGAACTTCTCCAAGTGGCATCATTTGAGCAGCGTGGGCAGGCTGCTGTTCATCAGGCGGTTGCCCACGACCAGCGAGTTGAGCGTCGAGTTGCCACCCcccacgcccacgcccacCCCAACGCCCACACCCATTCCGGCCACACTGAGTCCTCCAATTGTCCCGAATCCCGCACTGGCATGGGCCGGAGTCGCCGTCAAGGTGGCCGTGGCTATGTTGAGGTTGTTGCTCACACTGGACGACCCACCGCTGCTGGAGACATGGGATCCATTCAGGTTGCCATTGCTGGAAAAGCCGCTCATGACAGTGCCAccgccgcctcctcctccaccgCCTCCTCCTGCTCCACTGCTGGCTGTGCTGCTCGAGGTGGAGCCCACGCCCGTGGTGACACCGGAGGCACCTGCTCCACCGCCTCCTCCACCACCGCCGCCACCCACTCCGCCGATGCCCACGCCCGTCGAGGCCGTGCCGCCGCCAATGCCCGAGGCACTGGCGATGGCGTTGCTCTCATATTAGAAGGCGCCACCGGACGATGATGGTCATGCGTAGTGGGGATAGCTGCTCAGGTGGGGCGCCACGTGGGAGGGAGTCACGTGGCTCATCGAGTGCGGCTGGTACAGGTTCGTGGCCGGGCTGCCCCAGTTGCCCCATGAGGCGGCCGACGGGAAGATCGAGGCTGCAAGAAAGGAAGAAAGAGGGGTTCCATTTAGGTAAAGTTTGGAaacgaaatattaaatatcaaAATTTTCTAGTCACAGTTTTTAGCTTTTCAGAAAATTTTATTGTTAAGAATATGGATTTTCTACCATtcataaaaaaattgttttcagAATTAAAACcctaaacatatttttttagtcCTTGTCAAAAGTTCCTTTACCATTCTCTGCATTTAAATCGATTCTAAATTAATTGTTTCTTTTGTATAGTAATAGTATTTGTATTAGCTCGCAAAAATGTTTGCCTTTAAATTGTTTCACTTTCACTTATGATATTATTATGTGTTATAAATCCGCGAATTTCCGTTTAAGCACTTGTGTGGATTATATTTTAACACAATTTGTAATAAATTCCAtgatatatatgtattcttaTTTTAGGTAATTAAGAATGGGCAGTTCATTGCAAAcacataaataatttaagcTGGTTTTATATTTATCGAAGCTATACAAATGAGTTATGGATAGTTCCTTATAGGGACTTCGCAAACGTGTGCTTACCCGATGATGAGGTCATGCCGTGGTGCGGACTCATGAACGAGCTGAGCTTGGCGCTGTGGTGATATGGTGTCATGAACAAGTCGCTCTGGTACTTGTAGGTGGGATCGCTGGCCGCCGGCTGAGTGGCGGCTGCCAGGCCTTGGAAATCGAACTTGTACGCATACCGCTTGCCGTGCACCTTGGTCATTATGTTCTTGTCGTAGTAATACCTGCAAGGGAAAGTGGGAGAAAGCGCTCAATAAAAGAATCGATTTATGCTACCttgaatatttattgtataatatatttttctatGATTCTTAAGCTAAGACTTAAAGATTTAATATACTACCTAGAAATCAGAATTCATATATGGGATTTGAAACTGAATATCACTGATtcttaattattatttaacaCTATTACAACCTTACCCATAAAATTGACTTTGGACCTAAGCAATCATCCCCCAAATAGTAAAGCTACTCCTTCTGCTGTCCATTTTCATGATCTCAATGTGGGAAAGTCAAACAAAAGCTGAGATGAGCAGGGACTCCCCCCGATGGACAATAAATAATTACAGAATAATGCTCGCTTTATGCGTTTTAAGTTAATTTGCTGACATTAAGCGATTTTAGTGCGGCTCCCCAGACGCAGCTCCCTTTTCGGATTCTGTTCAGCAATTAAATGGCAACGCCTTGTGCCCAAACGCAAATAGAAATTCTGGCGAGGGGTAAAATTATGTGGGCGGGCAGACGGCCAAGAAATTCGAGCGAAATTTGTTTACATTCGAGGGTTAGCCGGCGATTTCTTTTCATTAAGTTGCGATGTTTGGCCAGTCAGCTGAATTTCGCACTCTTTAAAGCACATTCAAAAGGCAATTTAAATATCCCTTGCCTCTTGCATATTGCTCGTTTATTGTTACGCTTTAAAATGTCCACAACTTCCGCCAGACAagtgaataaaaaaattgGCAAATAAATTACAAAGCGTTGCAGGCAGAGCAAACATTTCAATGCATCAATGCAAATTGGCATAATGCGTGCAGTTGAGTTCtttctttcatttttttccACCGTCCATAAATTATGCCAATTACGGCCATAAATTAAAAGCAGCAAAAACAAAAGCTGAACGGTGGGGGAAAATGCAAAAGAGTAAAAGAAGAAAGTGGCCTGAATGCCGCTGCTCTTTGCACAGACAATCAAAGCCAATCAATGACTGATGAGCCAAGGACAAAGGAGCACAATCAGGGAGCAAGGATAACTGCATGTAGAGAAAAGGATTAAAGTAAACCCATTTCGAGGATTGGCCAGGACGGGCCAGAGCAGGCCAACAAAAGGCCAGCTGGCTGTGAATAAACATGTCAAATGAAGCATTAAAGCACTTGTCCTTGCTGTGCGGCTGTGTGGGTGATTGGGTGTCTTGGATGTCCGTGTGTGAGTGAGTGAAGGATATTTATCCCGGCCTGGCTGAGTGTTAATTtacacacccacacactcTCGCATTTCTGAGCAAACATGAAAGCCAACGGCGATGATGTCTCTTGTGTTCAATTGAGTTGAAATGCGCAAAAAGAACAGACATGTTGAGGCTTCCTGCACATCAAAAAGGATTCCATTCCCCATCCCCCTctttgcctttgttgttgcctgATTTTTCTACactttttacattttatttacatGTGTGAGCGGAGCATGTTGCAAATTGGCTGTCAGGACTTTTCCACTTGAATTCGCTCCATTGGCACTCGTTTGATTGCGAGTGACAGTTTCAAGGAGCCGGCTAAAAGGGTTCTTCGCCCTGTGGATTAGGCCAACTCGGCCCTGGTCATGTTTATTCAGCAAATTGACCGTTGCACAAATAGTTTGTGCATATGTTACACGGCTCTGTCAAATGCTGCAGCTCCAGATTTCGAAATCGAGTTATGTTCTTCTGCAATTAGATTTCGAATTTATTGGATTTTTGATTACATTCCCGCTCTGTCCAAGGGAACAATTTATGATTGAATTTCTGTGCTgacctgccacgcccacacaaGCAAGTGGGCCAAAGTCTTGGCCAGGCAGTGGATTAGCTGGCCAGTTTTTTTTGGGTGATTTTCTGGCTGTTTAGCCATCAAATCGGCTAATCAGTGCAGGGACAAATCATTTACTGATGAGCCGAATAACAAATTGCACACATGCTCGCATTTTGACGCACAGATATCGTCTAATTAGGGTCTACTCCAGTGCACAAGGAAAACAACCCCATGTGGTTAGGAAATAATCCGAAATCGAACCATTTTTTTTATGTGGATTAATTTGTGAGATAAAACGTTGTGTTCATACTTGTATTAAAAAAAGATAACAGATTTTATCTCTGTTTAAATACAAGACCTAAACAATGTCCTTTTTTTTAGAATGTTTGGCAGTCATTTGGAAAGTACTTTATTCTGTTTAAAAAAAAGCCCGCTTTTGAGTgagatattaaaaaaatttgaaaccatacaaattgaaaaatatataataaaatagattATATAGACAAGACGATTCTTGAAAATTTGTTTAGGTATTCAAGCTTAAGTAAAGTACAATGTCAAATAGTAAAGTATTATTGAAATTAtagaatatattttagtgATACGATGTTAAGGTAAGCACCACATACATTAAGAAGCGGTTGTTTTACGACGATTAAGGTTAATAAATCCTATATGAGAAAACTCTCTATCACCTATATGAAAATTCCTAAAAATATAGTATTCATCCAAAACTCACCTCAAGGCGCGACTGAGCTTGTCGTAGTTCATGTTGGGCTTGGACTTCCGCTCGCCCCATCGGCGGGCGACCTCGTCGGGATCGGTGAGCTTGAACTCGCCGTTGGTGCCCTCCCAGGTGATGCAGCTGGCGTTGTTGGAGTCCGAGAGCAGCTCCAGCAGGAACTGCCACAGTTGGATCTGGCCAGAGCCTGGAAAGGGAAACGGGTAATATGAGAAATGACCTCTGTGATTCGTACGTATTGAGACATTTAATGTGGGTATTTTTGGCCTGCCTAAATGTCCATCAAAAGAGCATATCCTTTTGGCGTTTCGGGCTTAAATTAACTACAGCTGCGGGGATGTGGCCAAAAATGTAAGCATTTTGTGGCATGCAAAGGCCCCATAAAGCATTTCCTGCCCGGTCCTCTGGCCAGGGTATCGAAACGCAATCCGAGAGCCCCCAAAGTGGTTATACCCCCTCTATAAATAACTGAGACCACGGGGGTAATCTATGACGCTTGCCTCGAATTATTGTAAGAGAAGTGTAGCGCAACGGAAATGGCATTGCATGTAAGTGTAATGGAAGTGGCATGGAGCAGCTCCTCCGGGAAGCCAAGGAGATATCATGGCTTGCACTTTCACTTGGGAGGAACCATGCTGGGATTTTGAAATAGTACAAAATTGGGGATATCTTGGAACCATTTTTAAACAAAGAAAGCAATTCATATATTAGCATACAAGAAACACAGTGTATTTTGTTTTGGAGTGAAAGGCTTATAAGAACTTGTGCTCTCTCTAAACCTTCATTAGAATTCAGAATTTTAGAAGTTTTGGTATCCCCTAAAAGTTTGTAGATAATTTCTCTTTAAATCTGCATAAAAAAGGTATGatctatttatatttaattgtatttaatgGTGTTACGCCTTGACTTCTCTGTTTTATTACCTACATTGTTTAAGAACTAAAGCCAATCCTCTAAGCTAATGCTATCGTTTTCCACCTTCTTTTGTTATTGGCTCTTTGAAATGTGGTTCCAGCAATATGTATTCACCCATATCATGGCAGTGCCCCATTTGAACTTTGACTTTCTGTCTTAACTCCACTCCCTCAACCTTTAGCTTTTTCTATTGTGCGTGCTGAAACATTTACAGAATTATGATTGTATATTGTGGGCTGAATTTGCTACGCATTCGACGCAGACATCATAAATCGCTTAATCATTTGGCAATTAGGCCGTGGAAGCAAAAGGACGAATACGAGGGAATACAATCGCTCCTTTCTCTCTGTTTGCTGTCAGGCGAAATACACAAAAAAGGACACTCCATGGGGTGGTTGGGAAAACTTGAGCTtagaaaaaaaagggaaaaggaAGGGAAACCTTTTTGGGTGGTGGCTTAGGGCTGCTCATGTGTGAGAACGTCATGAATATTGCGTTAATTGCAAATCATGGCCAAGTGAATGTGTTAAGTGCCAACACGACGATTCTCCGCCGACTGACGATGATGAATGATAATTGTTGGCCGGGCAAAAGACACCGAGTCAATGGGAAAACAGGGCGTGGCCACTTGGCCAATTGACACGCTATTAGCAGCCAACAAAAGCTAACTAAAGTGTTTTAATTGCTCGCCAAGGAGTGTCAGCAAGGCGTTAAAGTTTGTGATccacaaaaatgttaatttaatAAGGCTaagaagcaaaaaaaaaagttgtaaAACCGGAAGCAATTAGCCCGACCAGTTCTTTGATCTctacacattttttttcgttGTTTCCATAATTAAGAAAACTTCAGTTTGGTCCTGGCTTATTTAATTATGCAGCCACTACTAACTAAGGCAATCTCATGTTTCCCTTTTTTATCACCCCTGCGGCCTGCATATGCACATATGCAAATGAGTGTGGCATGTCAAGTGTTGGCCAGCTGGCCGGACCTGGCTAACAAAGCGGTTCCGTGTCGAGAGGAAGCCATAATTAATCAAAAACAGCATTTTTGCCACCCAAAAAGCGAAAGCGCACCATGGTACCATTGTGTTTCCATGGTGTGTGTAGGTTTTTCTCAGTGAGCTTTTGCGTCCAACTTCAAGTTGAAGTTTATAGCCAACTCTTGGCAACGGCCTAAACCCTAAACCTAAAATCCCCATAAACCTAAACCGCACAACAAACAAtcgaaagagagagagagagaaacaATGAGGTGGCTAGAGCGAGAGGGCTGGATTCGTGTAAATGTCGCGCCGGAAAATGTTGGGCGTCTGGGTTTTTATGCTAATTCCGTTCGAGCGCCATGTTTCGATGGTGAAAAAGTAAGGTGGGGAGGTGGCCTGGGTGGTTTGGGTGGTTTGGGTGGTTTCAGCCCACTTGGGGCATTGGCAACGGTGGGTGGAGCCCCGGCCAAAGCCCGAGCCACCATAATGGCGGCGTGAAAAGCTTGCCCCAGCGCAGGATCAATAGGAATTATTGATTTTGCCTGGCAACTGGTCAGAGGCATTGAACACCATTTTGAAAGTAACTTTCGTTTCAGGGAAAATTTAGCAAAAAAGGCACAAAAGAAGGGGGCATTGTTTGCACtcatattaaattattattttattttgcacTAAGTTTTGATAAACTTTctgtttaataatttaaaacgcTTGCCTATtgaatttgattataaatTTTAGATGCATTTTAGGTATGAATTATGCTAGGATtaagttcttaaaaataattgaaacAAAGTTAAATGCTTGTTTTACGTTAGTTAATATAAGTTGATAAGAAAGGTGATTGATTTGTAGGCTAGTTTAGCTTTGCATTGCTAGCAACACATTTATAAATCGTTTAAGTAAAACGTGctatcttaaaaaatatttttgagtcttgtaacatttttttcaatattatttaGAATTCATTATTATGAAATGTAATTTTCTCCCTAATCTAATTACACTACTGCGTTACATTTTGCCAGCCTGGGAAAACCTAGGTGTCCAGT is from Drosophila suzukii chromosome 3, CBGP_Dsuzu_IsoJpt1.0, whole genome shotgun sequence and encodes:
- the LOC108013595 gene encoding LOW QUALITY PROTEIN: DNA-binding protein D-ETS-3 (The sequence of the model RefSeq protein was modified relative to this genomic sequence to represent the inferred CDS: substituted 2 bases at 2 genomic stop codons), whose protein sequence is MYENSCSYQTALDLKRVSPPTLAQVKTEDCLTLGQCSPDWTSYRFHQSTFEQLKQSVEKAKAALQDRSSFFGASSAFSDIYSSQRLTDTLDTLPVQSGNGAGNCLGLPHNPNVGVGVAGVLNYNAVSSSTAGVLGSSGNGVQRHRLDTLQPPPGCSPAVTQHGVITSSAGQVTSGTLDAVSAAPALPSLTASSSSHVEHKVRADKSSLDCATTASHAAVPSSSSSSSDHQQGRISGSKSSSTSGAGAGGSGASGGGSALYSSYKSSWGSHSSTQSQGYSSNALGIKHDPHSQLRQPDPYQMFGPTSSRLASSGSGQIQLWQFLLELLSDSNNASCITWEGTNGEFKLTDPDEVARRWGERKSKPNMNYDKLSRALRYYYDKNIMTKVHGKRYAYKFDFQGLAAATQPAASDPTYKYQSDLFMTPYHHSAKLSSFMSPHHGMTSSSASIFPSAASWGNWGSPATNLYQPHSMSHVTPSHVAPHLSSYPHYAXPSSSGGAFXYESNAIASASGIGGGTASTGVGIGGVGGGGGGGGGGAGASGVTTGVGSTSSSTASSGAGGGGGGGGGGGTVMSGFSSNGNLNGSHVSSSGGSSSVSNNLNIATATLTATPAHASAGFGTIGGLSVAGMGVGVGVGVGVGGGNSTLNSLVVGNRLMNSSLPTLLK